The following coding sequences lie in one Leucobacter allii genomic window:
- a CDS encoding cyclase family protein — MTLIQPLLHAIGTGALRVVDLTNRLQASTPALRLPEPFANLIDFSLETVSAYDEPGPFWKHANIHTGEHIGTHLDAPVHWISGRDGHDVSEIPPARLIGPAAVLDCTAEAAADADFLLDIPHIEAWEAEHGPFEPGTWLLVRSGWDAFSDSQEAFLNADETGSHTPGFTAECAAWLAGRPEISGVGVETVGIDAGRGGELDPPFPVHYHLLGADKYGVTSLQNLALLPATGAAIVVAPLPIVGGTGSPARVFALVEAGTE; from the coding sequence ATGACCCTGATCCAGCCCCTGCTGCACGCCATCGGCACCGGAGCGCTCCGCGTCGTCGATCTGACGAACCGTCTCCAGGCTTCGACCCCGGCCCTCCGGCTGCCCGAGCCCTTCGCGAATCTCATCGACTTCTCGCTCGAGACCGTGAGCGCGTACGACGAGCCCGGTCCCTTCTGGAAGCACGCGAACATCCACACCGGGGAGCACATCGGCACGCACCTGGACGCGCCCGTGCACTGGATCAGCGGCCGCGACGGGCACGACGTCTCCGAGATCCCGCCGGCGCGCCTCATCGGCCCCGCCGCCGTGCTCGACTGCACCGCCGAGGCGGCGGCCGACGCCGACTTCCTGCTCGACATCCCCCACATCGAGGCATGGGAGGCGGAGCACGGCCCGTTCGAGCCGGGCACCTGGCTCCTCGTGCGCAGCGGGTGGGACGCCTTCTCGGACTCCCAGGAGGCGTTCCTCAACGCCGACGAGACCGGGTCCCACACCCCGGGCTTCACCGCGGAGTGCGCCGCCTGGCTCGCCGGCCGACCCGAGATCTCCGGCGTCGGCGTCGAGACCGTGGGCATCGATGCGGGGCGCGGCGGCGAGCTCGACCCGCCCTTCCCCGTCCACTACCACCTGCTCGGCGCCGACAAGTACGGCGTCACCTCGCTCCAGAACCTCGCGCTGCTCCCCGCGACGGGCGCCGCGATCGTCGTCGCCCCGCTCCCCATCGTGGGCGGGACGGGCAGCCCCGCGCGCGTGTTCGCGCTCGTGGAGGCCGGCACGGAGTGA
- a CDS encoding LysR family transcriptional regulator ArgP produces MDLPIEHLATFAAILEEGSFEGAARRLHITPSAVSQRVRAMEQRTGSVLLQRSRPVAVTAAGATVLRAARQIERIAADTALELGLGPAGGELIPIVVNADSLATWFVPALARATRETGAYFEVHRADETISTDSLRSGTAMAALTATAEAVPGCTSTRVCVDRYHAVASPAFIAEHFPDGVSAAALARAPLVEFDRHDVFQQRFLRRVTRASIDPPRHYIPSSAEFADAIARGMGWGMVPELQCAAGLADGSLRTLGDRPILLPLYWQRWKLDSPVLDRLSRVIAEEAAAALGEPPGAAGRQPAVAKPVTR; encoded by the coding sequence ATGGACCTCCCGATCGAGCATCTGGCCACCTTCGCGGCGATCCTCGAGGAGGGCAGCTTCGAGGGCGCGGCCAGGCGCCTGCACATCACGCCGTCCGCGGTGAGCCAGCGCGTGCGCGCGATGGAGCAGCGCACCGGATCGGTCCTCCTGCAGCGCAGTCGGCCCGTGGCGGTCACCGCGGCCGGCGCCACGGTGCTCCGCGCCGCGCGCCAGATCGAGCGGATCGCCGCCGACACGGCCCTCGAGCTCGGGCTCGGCCCCGCCGGCGGCGAGCTGATCCCGATCGTCGTCAACGCCGACTCGCTCGCGACGTGGTTCGTTCCCGCGCTCGCCCGCGCGACGCGCGAGACGGGCGCCTACTTCGAAGTGCACCGGGCCGATGAGACGATCTCCACGGACAGCCTGCGCAGCGGCACCGCCATGGCCGCGCTGACCGCGACGGCCGAGGCCGTCCCCGGCTGCACCTCGACCCGCGTCTGCGTGGACCGGTACCACGCCGTCGCGAGCCCCGCGTTCATCGCCGAGCACTTCCCCGACGGGGTGTCCGCCGCCGCGCTCGCCCGCGCCCCGCTCGTGGAGTTCGACCGCCACGACGTCTTCCAGCAGCGCTTCCTGCGCCGGGTGACCCGCGCGAGCATCGATCCGCCGCGGCACTACATCCCCTCCTCCGCGGAGTTCGCCGACGCGATCGCTCGCGGCATGGGATGGGGCATGGTCCCGGAGCTGCAGTGCGCCGCGGGTCTCGCGGACGGCTCGCTGCGCACCCTCGGCGACCGGCCGATCCTCCTCCCCCTCTACTGGCAGCGGTGGAAGCTCGACTCTCCCGTGCTCGACCGCCTCTCCCGCGTGATCGCGGAGGAGGCGGCCGCGGCGCTCGGCGAGCCGCCGGGCGCCGCGGGCCGTCAGCCGGCCGTCGCGAAACCCGTCACGAGGTAG
- a CDS encoding thiamine pyrophosphate-binding protein, whose translation MSVAGGSAAAGTAVRDRPAAPATVAELVGRALAALGAGHCFGVVGSGNFVVTNALRAAGVPFTATRHEGGAATMADAFARMSGTVALVSVHQGCGLTNAATGIGEAAKSRTPVVVLAAEATAASVASNFSMDQPGLARAVTAESLRVHSAASALDDTVRAFRTARDERRTVVLQLPLDVQSQLATPASLRALERLVVPSPPAPPRAGDDAVAALAELLARAERPVIVAGRGAQSAGPQLRALAEASGALLATSAVANGLFAGDPFALGISGGFASPLAAELIGDADLLLGVGCALNMWTTRHGRLIGPEARVAQIDLSSAALGAQRPIDLGVVGDAAATATAVLAELVRRGGAPRAGRRTPELAARIAREGHWSQLPLDPPDLGSPASGDAGSAGDTGSAGDAGRIDPRVLTRELDRILPTERIVSVDSGNFMGYPSAYLRVPDEFGFCFTQAFQSIGLGLATAIGAALARPDRLPVLGTGDGGFLMAVAELETAVRLELPLLVVVYDDDAYGAEVHHFGGDPADAPDLGAVVFPRADIAAIARGFGAEGVTVREPGGLEAVADWLDRGPRRPLVVDARIASDGGAWWLAEAFRGH comes from the coding sequence ATGTCCGTGGCGGGCGGGTCGGCCGCCGCGGGAACCGCGGTGCGGGATCGGCCCGCGGCGCCCGCGACCGTGGCGGAGCTCGTCGGCCGCGCCCTCGCCGCGCTCGGCGCCGGGCACTGCTTCGGCGTCGTCGGATCGGGCAACTTCGTCGTCACCAACGCGCTGCGCGCCGCCGGCGTCCCCTTCACCGCGACCCGGCACGAGGGCGGCGCCGCGACGATGGCGGACGCCTTCGCGCGCATGTCCGGCACCGTCGCGCTCGTCTCCGTGCACCAGGGCTGCGGGCTCACGAACGCCGCGACCGGCATCGGGGAGGCCGCGAAGAGCCGCACGCCGGTCGTCGTGCTCGCGGCCGAGGCGACGGCGGCGTCCGTCGCCTCGAACTTCTCGATGGATCAGCCCGGGCTCGCCCGCGCCGTGACCGCCGAGTCCCTGCGGGTGCACTCGGCGGCGAGCGCGCTCGACGACACGGTCCGCGCCTTCCGCACGGCCAGGGACGAGCGCCGCACAGTGGTGCTGCAGCTGCCGCTCGACGTGCAGTCCCAGCTCGCGACGCCCGCGTCGCTCCGCGCACTCGAGAGGCTCGTCGTGCCGTCGCCCCCGGCTCCGCCGCGCGCCGGCGACGACGCGGTCGCGGCGCTCGCCGAGCTGCTCGCCCGGGCCGAGCGCCCGGTCATCGTCGCGGGGCGCGGCGCCCAGAGCGCGGGGCCCCAGCTGCGCGCGCTCGCCGAGGCGAGCGGGGCGCTGCTCGCGACCTCGGCGGTCGCGAACGGGCTCTTCGCGGGGGATCCGTTCGCGCTCGGGATCTCGGGCGGCTTCGCCTCGCCGCTCGCCGCGGAGCTCATCGGCGATGCGGATCTCCTCCTCGGCGTCGGCTGCGCCCTCAACATGTGGACGACGCGGCACGGCCGACTCATCGGGCCGGAGGCCCGCGTCGCGCAGATCGACCTCTCCTCGGCCGCGCTTGGCGCGCAGCGCCCGATCGACCTCGGCGTCGTCGGCGACGCCGCCGCGACCGCGACGGCCGTGCTCGCCGAGCTCGTGCGCCGCGGCGGGGCTCCCCGGGCGGGCCGCCGCACGCCCGAGCTCGCGGCGCGGATCGCCCGCGAGGGGCACTGGTCGCAGCTTCCGCTGGATCCCCCGGACCTCGGCTCACCGGCATCGGGCGACGCAGGCTCGGCGGGCGACACAGGCTCGGCGGGGGACGCCGGGCGCATCGATCCGCGCGTGCTCACCCGCGAGCTCGACCGCATCCTGCCGACGGAGCGCATCGTCTCGGTTGATTCGGGCAACTTCATGGGTTACCCCTCGGCCTATCTGCGCGTCCCCGACGAGTTCGGCTTCTGCTTCACGCAGGCCTTCCAATCGATCGGGCTCGGGCTCGCGACCGCCATCGGCGCGGCGCTCGCGCGACCGGATCGTCTCCCCGTGCTCGGCACGGGCGACGGCGGATTCCTCATGGCCGTGGCGGAGCTCGAGACGGCGGTCCGCCTGGAGCTGCCGCTGCTCGTGGTCGTCTACGACGATGACGCGTACGGCGCGGAGGTCCACCACTTCGGCGGCGATCCCGCCGATGCGCCGGATCTGGGCGCCGTCGTCTTCCCGCGCGCCGACATCGCGGCCATCGCCCGCGGCTTCGGCGCCGAGGGCGTCACGGTCCGGGAGCCTGGCGGGCTCGAGGCGGTCGCCGACTGGCTCGACCGGGGGCCGAGGCGTCCGCTCGTCGTCGACGCGCGGATCGCCTCGGACGGCGGGGCCTGGTGGCTCGCCGAGGCCTTCCGGGGGCACTGA
- a CDS encoding amidohydrolase produces MATAEIIIEGARVRTLVAGDEDPGPRAIALAGGRVLAVGEPGAIARAFRGPRTEIHDARGSTVTPGLIDAHLHPIQGAELTQGIDLGGVTSLAELRDALAAEAARVRRAGAAGWVRGWNLDYAVFAGAPLRAGLVDDALGGAPAMIFFFDFHTALASSEALRLAGITGARHFDDSSEIVVDTAGAPTGELREDSAYQPVLARMPELGRAEIRESARRTLAGMRRSGLTGGTIMDGDAATLDLLEELDGSGDGLPVRIVSAMDVKPAYTADERAAIRAQRDRAGRRWRGGVIKLYADGVIDTGAGWLYEPDADGDGLAGFWGEQAAFVAAVREFADAGFQIATHAIGDRAVGETITAYEGAGRPGAGRPPHRIEHLETLDPRDLSRLATTGITASMQLPHMQWRIPDGSDEWARRLGPLRASRAWNAGSVLRAGAPLALGSDWPIADLDARLGLAWAVLRRHPGKPDGFVFEPRERLSPAEALHGYTRGAALAQGDDDVGVIRAGARADLALWAEDPVEASGDALAELPVVATYLDGLRETHLA; encoded by the coding sequence ATGGCGACAGCCGAGATCATCATAGAGGGCGCGCGCGTGCGCACCCTCGTGGCCGGGGACGAGGATCCCGGCCCCCGCGCGATCGCGCTCGCGGGCGGGAGGGTGCTCGCCGTCGGCGAGCCCGGGGCGATCGCCCGGGCCTTCCGCGGTCCTCGTACGGAGATCCACGACGCCCGGGGCTCCACGGTCACGCCGGGGCTCATCGACGCGCACCTGCATCCCATTCAGGGCGCCGAACTCACGCAGGGCATCGACCTCGGAGGCGTGACGAGCCTCGCGGAGCTCCGGGACGCGCTCGCCGCGGAGGCCGCCCGCGTGCGGCGTGCCGGGGCGGCCGGCTGGGTGCGCGGCTGGAACCTCGACTACGCGGTCTTCGCCGGAGCGCCGCTGCGGGCCGGACTCGTCGACGACGCGCTCGGCGGCGCACCGGCGATGATCTTCTTCTTCGACTTCCACACCGCGCTCGCCTCTTCCGAGGCGCTCAGACTCGCGGGCATCACGGGCGCCAGGCACTTCGACGACAGCTCGGAGATCGTCGTCGACACCGCGGGGGCGCCCACCGGCGAGCTCCGCGAGGACAGCGCCTACCAGCCCGTGCTCGCCCGCATGCCCGAGCTCGGCCGCGCGGAGATCCGCGAGTCCGCGCGCCGGACTCTCGCCGGCATGCGGCGCTCCGGTCTCACGGGAGGCACCATCATGGACGGCGATGCCGCGACGCTCGATCTCCTGGAGGAGCTCGACGGCAGCGGTGACGGGCTCCCGGTCCGCATCGTGAGCGCCATGGACGTGAAGCCCGCGTACACCGCGGACGAGCGCGCGGCGATCCGCGCGCAGCGGGACCGCGCGGGCCGGCGCTGGCGCGGCGGGGTGATCAAGCTCTACGCGGACGGGGTGATCGACACGGGCGCCGGCTGGCTCTACGAGCCCGACGCCGACGGGGACGGACTCGCGGGCTTCTGGGGGGAGCAGGCGGCGTTCGTCGCGGCGGTGCGGGAGTTCGCGGACGCCGGGTTCCAGATCGCCACCCACGCGATCGGCGATCGCGCCGTCGGCGAGACCATCACCGCCTACGAGGGGGCCGGCCGGCCGGGCGCGGGGCGGCCGCCGCACCGGATCGAGCATCTCGAGACCCTCGATCCGCGCGACCTCTCCCGACTCGCGACCACCGGGATCACGGCCTCCATGCAGCTCCCGCACATGCAGTGGCGCATTCCCGACGGCAGCGATGAGTGGGCGAGGCGCCTGGGGCCGCTGCGCGCCTCACGCGCCTGGAACGCCGGATCGGTGCTGCGCGCCGGCGCGCCGCTGGCGCTCGGATCGGACTGGCCGATCGCGGACCTCGACGCGCGCCTCGGCCTCGCCTGGGCGGTGCTGCGGCGTCATCCCGGGAAGCCCGACGGCTTCGTCTTCGAGCCGAGGGAGCGACTCAGCCCCGCCGAGGCGCTCCACGGGTACACCCGCGGCGCCGCGCTCGCGCAGGGCGACGACGACGTCGGCGTGATCCGCGCCGGCGCGCGCGCCGACCTCGCGCTGTGGGCCGAGGATCCCGTGGAGGCGTCCGGCGACGCCCTTGCGGAGCTGCCCGTCGTCGCCACCTATCTCGACGGCCTCCGCGAGACCCACCTCGCGTAA
- a CDS encoding LysE/ArgO family amino acid transporter: protein MILPFLVGAGSGLSLIVAIGAQNAFVLRQGIRREHVLPVVLICGLTDALLELLGVAGIGYVVERAPVVLEIVRWGGVVFLLWYAWSAVRRALRPEVLVAGEGSGGSLKRTILACLAITYLNPHVYLDTMVLMGSIGNAQGDPERWWFVAGGALASLAWFFLIGYGARALTRFFATPRSWRILDGVVAATMLVIAARLAFGGVGV from the coding sequence ATGATCCTCCCCTTCCTCGTCGGCGCCGGCAGCGGCCTCTCCCTCATCGTCGCCATCGGCGCCCAGAACGCCTTCGTGCTGCGCCAGGGGATCCGCCGCGAGCACGTGCTGCCCGTCGTGCTCATCTGCGGGCTCACCGATGCCCTGCTCGAACTGCTCGGGGTCGCCGGCATCGGTTACGTCGTCGAGCGCGCGCCCGTCGTGCTCGAGATCGTGCGCTGGGGCGGCGTGGTCTTCCTGCTCTGGTACGCCTGGTCGGCCGTGCGGCGCGCGCTGCGCCCCGAGGTGCTCGTCGCCGGGGAGGGCAGCGGCGGCTCGCTCAAGCGCACGATCCTGGCCTGCCTCGCGATCACCTACCTCAACCCGCACGTCTACCTCGACACGATGGTGCTCATGGGCTCGATCGGCAACGCCCAGGGCGATCCCGAGCGCTGGTGGTTCGTCGCGGGCGGCGCGCTCGCGAGCCTCGCCTGGTTCTTCCTGATCGGGTACGGCGCCCGGGCGCTCACCCGCTTCTTCGCGACCCCGCGCTCGTGGCGCATCCTCGACGGGGTCGTCGCGGCGACGATGCTCGTCATCGCCGCGCGCCTCGCCTTCGGCGGCGTCGGGGTGTAG
- a CDS encoding nucleoside deaminase, which yields MPLNDEDRRFLDLAIDQARIGWEEGGVPIGAALVHHGADGPEVLAVGRNRRVQMGSVIRHGETDCLENAGRLPASVYRECTLYTTLSPCTMCAGTAILYEIPRIVIGENRSFEASEDWLRSRGAELVHADDAACRELMDRMMRERPEIWAEDIGVDASELAAEPAAAAPAGAERAGSAPTGADPAGAGA from the coding sequence ATGCCTTTGAACGACGAAGACCGCAGATTCCTCGACCTCGCCATCGACCAGGCGCGGATCGGCTGGGAGGAGGGCGGCGTGCCCATCGGGGCCGCGCTCGTGCACCACGGCGCCGACGGGCCCGAGGTGCTCGCGGTCGGCCGCAACCGCCGGGTGCAGATGGGCAGCGTGATCCGCCATGGCGAGACCGACTGCCTCGAGAACGCCGGTCGCCTGCCGGCGAGCGTCTACCGCGAGTGCACGCTCTACACGACGCTCTCGCCCTGCACCATGTGCGCCGGGACCGCGATCCTGTACGAGATCCCCCGCATCGTGATCGGCGAGAACCGCAGCTTCGAGGCCTCGGAGGACTGGCTGCGCAGCCGCGGCGCCGAGCTCGTGCACGCCGACGACGCCGCGTGCCGGGAACTCATGGACCGCATGATGCGCGAGCGGCCCGAGATCTGGGCCGAGGACATCGGCGTGGACGCGAGCGAGCTCGCCGCCGAGCCGGCCGCAGCCGCACCAGCCGGCGCCGAACGCGCCGGATCCGCGCCGACGGGGGCCGATCCCGCCGGAGCCGGCGCGTGA
- a CDS encoding TetR/AcrR family transcriptional regulator — MSQAEPARRPAGRPRGALLSRERILEAAFALSDERGGDFTLAALARTLGVRPQALHHYFATREELIAGMRGRLTLRIGEHGFDRRPWHEAILAWARAYRDTLGRHPGLIAALATLPVAGEPESMADYERIAAAFRRDGYPDHLVVPALVAVESFVIGSALDAATPPDNLRPTDPPRAPHLAAVEAAAREHAEREGRSVTETTFEFGLTALVAGLRRAEEG, encoded by the coding sequence ATGAGCCAGGCCGAGCCCGCCCGCCGCCCCGCCGGCCGGCCCCGCGGCGCCCTCCTCAGCCGGGAGCGGATCCTCGAGGCGGCCTTCGCGCTCTCCGACGAGCGCGGCGGCGACTTCACGCTCGCCGCCCTCGCGCGCACGCTCGGCGTCCGCCCGCAGGCGCTCCACCACTACTTCGCGACCCGCGAGGAGCTCATCGCCGGCATGCGGGGCCGCCTCACCCTGCGGATCGGCGAGCACGGCTTCGACCGGCGCCCCTGGCACGAGGCGATCCTCGCCTGGGCCCGCGCCTACCGCGATACCCTCGGCCGGCACCCCGGCCTCATCGCGGCGCTCGCGACGCTCCCCGTCGCCGGCGAGCCGGAGTCCATGGCGGACTACGAACGGATCGCCGCGGCCTTCCGACGCGACGGCTACCCCGATCACCTCGTCGTCCCGGCCCTCGTCGCCGTCGAGTCCTTCGTCATCGGCTCCGCGCTCGACGCCGCGACCCCGCCGGACAACCTCCGCCCGACCGATCCGCCGCGCGCCCCGCACCTCGCCGCGGTCGAGGCCGCCGCGCGGGAGCACGCGGAGCGCGAGGGCCGCAGCGTCACCGAGACGACCTTCGAATTCGGGCTGACCGCGCTGGTCGCCGGACTCCGCCGGGCCGAGGAGGGCTGA
- a CDS encoding Na+/H+ antiporter NhaC family protein, which translates to MIQNTALALLPVLTVLLVSVLTKRALLGLLSGTVVGAILIGGWGFFDTLVATAGASLSNETVHWLVLVVVLFGILLAYFNVSGAVSDFAKWTERFVTSRRKSLLLTWLLTIALFVDDYLNALTVGTSMKRVTDRYGVPRTLVGSIVKLTSAPIAVVLPFSTWAVFFAALLEQDGVTANGSGFGAYVQGLPFVFFGWFALAIGLLLALGVLPLVGPLRRAQERAARTGDTLPEGLSEEERAFELAEPEASERRPLPFNFLIPIVTLVVVTICTEVDIVKGAAAAVVVAIVLYVAQRRMRIRDVFEQAFEGIMSMGYVIVLSVLAFMVQQLNLDLQLADWVIGVTEPVMHGALLPAVVFLVCGVYAYATGSFWDLAAVITPVVLPLAIAVGVDPVLAGTAVFSGAALGSTTCLYGDGIILASKSVGVKPLQLMLSILPYAGLAAVLTLIAYLVTGFATAG; encoded by the coding sequence ATGATCCAGAACACCGCACTGGCGCTCCTGCCGGTCCTCACCGTGCTCCTCGTCTCGGTGCTCACCAAACGCGCGCTCCTCGGCCTGCTCTCCGGCACCGTCGTCGGGGCGATCCTCATCGGCGGCTGGGGGTTCTTCGACACCCTCGTCGCGACCGCCGGCGCCTCGCTCTCGAACGAGACCGTGCACTGGCTCGTGCTCGTCGTGGTCCTCTTCGGCATCCTCCTCGCCTACTTCAACGTCTCCGGCGCGGTGAGCGATTTCGCGAAGTGGACGGAGCGCTTCGTCACCTCCCGTCGCAAGTCGTTGCTGCTCACCTGGCTGCTCACGATCGCGCTCTTCGTCGACGACTACCTCAATGCGCTGACCGTCGGCACGTCGATGAAGCGCGTCACCGACCGCTACGGCGTGCCCCGCACGCTCGTCGGCTCCATCGTGAAGCTGACCTCGGCGCCCATCGCCGTGGTGCTGCCGTTCTCCACCTGGGCCGTGTTCTTCGCCGCACTGCTCGAGCAGGACGGGGTCACCGCGAACGGATCCGGCTTCGGCGCGTACGTGCAGGGACTGCCCTTCGTCTTCTTCGGCTGGTTCGCGCTCGCCATTGGCCTGCTGCTCGCCCTCGGGGTGCTGCCGCTCGTCGGGCCGCTGCGCCGCGCGCAGGAGCGCGCCGCGCGCACGGGCGACACCCTCCCCGAGGGGCTCTCGGAGGAGGAACGGGCATTCGAGCTCGCCGAGCCCGAGGCCTCCGAGCGCCGGCCGCTGCCCTTCAACTTCCTCATCCCGATCGTCACCCTCGTCGTCGTCACCATCTGCACCGAGGTCGACATCGTCAAGGGCGCGGCCGCGGCGGTGGTCGTCGCGATCGTGCTCTACGTCGCCCAGCGGCGGATGCGGATCCGCGACGTCTTCGAGCAGGCCTTCGAGGGCATCATGAGCATGGGCTACGTCATCGTGCTGTCGGTGCTCGCGTTCATGGTGCAGCAGCTGAATCTCGACCTGCAGCTCGCCGACTGGGTCATTGGCGTCACCGAGCCCGTCATGCACGGTGCGCTGCTTCCCGCCGTCGTCTTCCTGGTCTGCGGCGTCTACGCGTACGCGACCGGATCCTTCTGGGACCTCGCCGCGGTGATCACCCCGGTCGTGCTCCCGCTCGCCATCGCCGTCGGCGTCGATCCGGTGCTCGCGGGCACGGCGGTGTTCTCCGGCGCCGCGCTGGGCTCCACCACCTGCCTGTACGGCGACGGCATCATCCTCGCGTCGAAGTCCGTGGGTGTGAAGCCGCTGCAGCTCATGCTGTCGATCCTCCCCTACGCGGGCCTGGCGGCCGTGCTCACGCTGATCGCCTACCTCGTGACGGGTTTCGCGACGGCCGGCTGA